A stretch of Shewanella dokdonensis DNA encodes these proteins:
- the yjjG gene encoding pyrimidine 5'-nucleotidase: MTTTRHPDYDWVLFDADDTLFNFDAERGLRLMFSRYGVDFGPAEFADYSAANVPLWQAYQAQQIDAETLQSRRFAFWGQQLGVAPLLLNQQYLLAMAEICEMLPGAAELLGCLKGRTKLGIVTNGFSALQRIRLEKVGLTELIDVLVISEEVGAPKPEKAIFEHALAQMDNPQRHRVLMVGDNPHTDVQGGLNAGLHTCWLNSHGASRPEGITPNYEVTSLPELQQLLCCAA; encoded by the coding sequence ATGACCACTACCCGCCACCCAGATTATGACTGGGTGCTGTTCGATGCCGATGATACGCTGTTTAACTTCGATGCTGAGCGAGGATTACGGCTGATGTTTTCCCGCTATGGGGTGGATTTTGGTCCGGCAGAATTCGCTGATTACTCAGCGGCAAACGTGCCTTTATGGCAGGCTTATCAGGCACAACAGATCGATGCCGAAACGCTACAAAGTCGCCGTTTTGCCTTCTGGGGGCAGCAATTGGGCGTTGCCCCTTTGCTATTGAATCAGCAGTATCTGCTAGCAATGGCTGAAATATGCGAAATGCTACCCGGTGCAGCGGAGTTATTGGGTTGCCTGAAAGGGCGTACGAAACTAGGCATAGTCACTAATGGGTTCTCAGCGCTGCAACGTATTCGTTTGGAAAAAGTCGGATTGACTGAGTTAATCGATGTATTGGTTATTTCCGAAGAGGTCGGTGCACCTAAGCCCGAGAAAGCGATCTTCGAGCACGCGTTAGCGCAGATGGATAATCCCCAACGCCATCGAGTGCTGATGGTTGGCGATAACCCACATACCGATGTCCAAGGTGGCCTGAACGCCGGACTACATACCTGCTGGCTCAACAGCCACGGAGCATCACGCCCAGAAGGTATCACACCTAATTATGAAGTGACATCATTGCCAGAACTGCAGCAATTACTGTGTTGTGCAGCTTAA
- a CDS encoding phosphotransferase enzyme family protein has product MSHANVAVTTAFIRHEVLPHYLNDQELPQALIQPLGNGHINSTWQITSQRISLVLQQLNTGVFPAPWALVNNAAVIAQHLSLPQTAYPLAVTQPLTTLSGELAVDMGERGFWRAISYIKDSCSVEQLTSPQQAQQLARAFGQFVAALADLDPDKLQEVIPAFRSLSARLDALQQAAATDHLQRLKCCRQWYEFALAQQALVAELAEIEPQLPRRICHNDTKSNNLLFTEDRQHPLAVVDLDTCMPGYLMYDFGDMVRSCCAAVAEDATELQQVRMLPEYFSALVAGWQQALGTTMTPVEQQSLWLGIRVVTLMLAVRFLTDYLDGDRYFRISHPQHNLERAANQFTLYQQLLAQETVIRAILKT; this is encoded by the coding sequence TTGTCTCACGCAAATGTTGCTGTTACCACAGCGTTCATCCGGCATGAAGTATTACCTCATTACCTCAACGACCAAGAGCTGCCTCAAGCACTGATCCAGCCCTTGGGCAATGGACATATCAACAGTACGTGGCAAATCACCAGTCAGCGTATCTCATTAGTGTTGCAGCAGCTCAACACGGGGGTATTTCCGGCGCCTTGGGCATTGGTGAATAATGCGGCGGTTATTGCCCAGCACCTATCTCTGCCACAAACGGCTTACCCGTTAGCAGTGACACAACCATTGACAACCTTGAGTGGCGAGTTGGCTGTTGATATGGGCGAGCGAGGGTTTTGGCGCGCTATCAGTTATATCAAAGACAGCTGTAGTGTTGAACAACTCACGTCGCCGCAACAAGCACAGCAATTGGCGCGGGCATTTGGTCAGTTTGTTGCGGCTCTTGCCGACCTTGATCCCGATAAGCTACAGGAGGTCATCCCAGCGTTCCGTTCACTCTCAGCCAGATTGGATGCGTTGCAGCAAGCAGCCGCGACCGACCACTTGCAACGCCTCAAATGTTGTCGTCAATGGTATGAATTCGCCTTGGCTCAGCAGGCATTAGTAGCCGAATTGGCAGAGATAGAACCGCAGCTACCACGGCGTATTTGTCACAATGACACCAAGAGCAATAATTTGCTATTTACTGAAGATCGACAGCACCCATTAGCGGTTGTCGACCTCGATACCTGTATGCCTGGATATTTAATGTACGACTTTGGCGACATGGTGCGCAGTTGCTGTGCCGCTGTCGCTGAAGATGCCACAGAGCTGCAACAGGTACGTATGCTGCCGGAGTATTTCTCGGCGCTAGTAGCAGGCTGGCAACAAGCGCTCGGCACCACCATGACGCCCGTTGAACAGCAAAGTCTCTGGTTGGGGATCCGCGTAGTGACACTGATGTTAGCGGTACGTTTTTTAACTGACTATCTGGATGGGGACCGTTATTTTCGCATCAGCCATCCACAACACAATCTTGAACGGGCAGCCAACCAGTTTACCCTTTACCAACAATTACTGGCGCAAGAAACGGTTATCAGGGCCATTCTAAAAACCTAA
- the gmk gene encoding guanylate kinase: protein MSARGNLFIVSAPSGAGKSSLIAALLSDKPTDMQVSVSHTTRKPRPGESHGQHYYFVSVDEFKALIAEGAFLEWAEVFGNYYGTSRKVIEQALADGIDVFLDIDWQGALQIKQQMPEAVGIFILPPSREALELRLKGRGQDSADVIASRMEKAVSEMSHYNEYDFIIVNDQFEQALADLRAIIRSQRLTQASQINAHSDMLKGLLAD from the coding sequence ATGAGTGCCCGTGGAAACCTATTTATTGTGTCGGCACCAAGCGGCGCAGGGAAATCATCTTTGATTGCTGCACTGCTTAGCGACAAACCCACAGATATGCAGGTGTCTGTATCGCATACCACCCGCAAACCTCGCCCGGGAGAAAGCCACGGACAGCATTACTATTTTGTCTCCGTTGATGAATTCAAGGCTCTGATTGCCGAAGGCGCTTTCCTTGAGTGGGCCGAAGTTTTCGGAAACTACTACGGCACATCTCGCAAAGTGATTGAGCAAGCGCTGGCAGATGGCATTGATGTATTCCTTGATATCGACTGGCAAGGTGCGTTGCAAATAAAACAGCAGATGCCGGAAGCGGTAGGGATTTTTATTCTGCCACCATCTCGTGAGGCGCTAGAGCTGCGCCTTAAAGGGCGGGGACAAGATTCGGCAGACGTGATCGCTTCCCGAATGGAAAAAGCGGTTTCTGAGATGTCGCACTATAACGAGTACGATTTTATTATTGTGAATGATCAGTTTGAGCAGGCGCTGGCCGATTTGCGGGCAATTATCCGCAGCCAACGGTTGACTCAAGCTAGTCAAATCAATGCCCACAGTGATATGCTTAAAGGTCTGTTGGCAGACTAG
- the rpoZ gene encoding DNA-directed RNA polymerase subunit omega, giving the protein MARVTVEDAVKQIGNRFDMIMVAARRARQIAVQGKDPLVEEENDKPTVIALREIEQGLVNAQTLEADERQSVREREAAEIAAVAAIAEGHQSL; this is encoded by the coding sequence ATGGCTCGCGTAACTGTAGAAGACGCCGTAAAGCAGATCGGCAACCGTTTTGACATGATTATGGTTGCGGCCCGTCGCGCCCGTCAGATCGCCGTTCAGGGTAAAGATCCCCTGGTGGAAGAAGAAAATGACAAGCCAACCGTCATCGCCCTGCGTGAAATTGAACAGGGTCTGGTGAATGCACAAACTCTCGAAGCCGATGAGCGTCAGAGCGTGCGTGAACGTGAAGCAGCTGAAATTGCTGCCGTGGCTGCCATTGCTGAAGGCCATCAGTCGCTGTAA
- a CDS encoding RidA family protein — protein MAEKIIIATDKAPAAIGTYSQAVKVGTTVYLSGQIPLDPVRMELVGDDFDSQVVQVFENLQAVCQAAGGSLADIVKLNIYMVDLANFAKVNEVMGRYFPQPYPARAAIGVKQLPKGAQVEMDGVLEL, from the coding sequence ATGGCGGAAAAAATAATTATTGCAACCGACAAAGCCCCAGCGGCGATTGGTACATATTCCCAGGCGGTTAAAGTCGGCACTACCGTGTATTTATCCGGGCAGATCCCGCTGGATCCTGTCCGCATGGAACTCGTTGGTGATGATTTTGACTCCCAAGTTGTTCAGGTATTCGAGAATTTGCAGGCTGTCTGCCAAGCCGCAGGTGGTAGTCTGGCCGATATCGTTAAACTGAATATCTATATGGTTGATTTGGCTAACTTTGCCAAAGTTAACGAAGTGATGGGACGCTACTTCCCACAACCTTATCCTGCCCGTGCCGCCATTGGGGTTAAGCAATTGCCTAAAGGCGCCCAGGTGGAGATGGATGGAGTGCTAGAACTCTAA
- a CDS encoding AMP-binding protein, with amino-acid sequence MSASYKSPVEMLAQWADVQGDAVYLRQPIKGQFRDYSWRQVQQTVQRLAGALRHLGYQPGDKIALLSKNCAEWFITDLALMYGGYISVPIYPTANADTIRYVLEHSGSKAIFVGKLDHWAEQETGVGGELLRLALPYDTMPAQYQWLQLLNMGQPLLEAPEPLPEQVMTLIYTSGSTGKPKGAVQTFASYSWTCNAVVRDLKANQQDRLLSYLPLAHITERVAIEGSSFYAGCPVAFVESLDTFVTDVQRMQPTVFFSVPRLWTLFQKNIIDKVGSFNKLNLLLKIPLLNWLVKRKIHQGLGLGKSRLLGSGSAPIPPSLVQWYHSIGLDICEAWGMTENCAYSIINYPFDASKIGTVGKPIVGCSIKRAADGELLVKSPGLMKEYYQAPEATAAAFDEEGYFRTGDLCEIDKEGCVSITGRVKDNFKTAKGKYVAPVPIERKLAQDPHVELLCVIGSGLPHPVALVQLAEGATLQPREEVRASLKATLDAINPNLESHETVDAIVVVNEPWTIENDVLTPTLKIKRHVLEQRYTAKVDGCRGAVVVWEDEI; translated from the coding sequence ATGTCAGCATCGTATAAAAGCCCAGTAGAAATGTTAGCTCAGTGGGCTGATGTCCAGGGGGACGCGGTGTATTTGCGGCAACCAATAAAAGGTCAGTTCCGCGATTACAGTTGGCGTCAGGTACAACAAACCGTGCAACGTCTGGCGGGAGCGCTACGCCATCTTGGCTATCAACCAGGAGACAAAATAGCTCTGTTGTCAAAGAACTGTGCGGAATGGTTTATCACGGATCTGGCGCTGATGTACGGCGGCTATATCAGTGTGCCTATCTATCCAACCGCTAACGCTGACACTATCCGTTATGTGCTGGAACATAGCGGCAGCAAAGCCATTTTTGTCGGTAAGCTGGATCACTGGGCGGAACAGGAAACGGGCGTCGGTGGTGAATTACTGCGCCTGGCACTGCCTTACGATACTATGCCCGCCCAATATCAATGGTTGCAGTTGTTGAACATGGGGCAACCGTTACTGGAAGCGCCAGAGCCATTACCTGAACAGGTAATGACGCTTATTTATACGTCAGGTTCTACCGGTAAGCCCAAAGGTGCCGTGCAAACTTTTGCCAGTTACAGCTGGACCTGTAATGCCGTGGTGCGCGATCTCAAAGCCAACCAGCAAGATCGCTTATTATCCTATTTGCCATTGGCACACATCACAGAGCGTGTTGCCATTGAAGGCTCATCATTTTATGCGGGCTGCCCAGTCGCCTTTGTTGAGAGCCTAGATACCTTTGTTACGGATGTGCAACGGATGCAGCCTACCGTGTTTTTCTCAGTGCCAAGGCTGTGGACCTTGTTCCAGAAAAATATTATCGACAAGGTCGGTAGCTTTAACAAACTGAATCTGCTGCTGAAAATTCCACTACTGAATTGGTTAGTAAAACGTAAGATCCATCAAGGGCTTGGGCTGGGCAAGTCACGACTATTAGGTTCAGGTTCTGCCCCTATTCCACCGTCACTGGTGCAGTGGTATCACAGCATTGGACTGGATATTTGTGAAGCCTGGGGAATGACTGAAAACTGTGCTTACTCCATTATCAATTATCCGTTTGATGCCAGCAAAATTGGCACCGTTGGTAAGCCGATAGTTGGTTGCAGCATTAAACGTGCGGCTGACGGCGAATTACTGGTCAAAAGCCCAGGGTTGATGAAAGAGTATTACCAAGCGCCCGAAGCCACCGCCGCCGCTTTTGATGAAGAGGGTTATTTCCGCACTGGCGATCTGTGTGAGATTGATAAAGAGGGTTGTGTCAGCATTACGGGTCGCGTGAAAGACAACTTCAAAACCGCTAAAGGCAAGTATGTTGCACCTGTGCCAATTGAACGTAAACTGGCACAGGATCCACATGTTGAACTGCTGTGTGTGATTGGTTCTGGTCTGCCTCATCCGGTGGCACTGGTACAACTCGCAGAAGGGGCAACACTGCAACCCAGAGAGGAAGTAAGGGCATCGCTGAAAGCGACACTGGATGCCATTAATCCCAACTTAGAATCCCATGAGACAGTCGATGCCATCGTCGTTGTGAATGAGCCATGGACTATCGAAAATGATGTGTTGACCCCGACACTGAAAATCAAACGCCATGTGTTAGAGCAACGCTACACAGCTAAAGTCGACGGCTGTCGAGGGGCAGTGGTTGTCTGGGAAGATGAGATTTAA
- a CDS encoding DUF3014 domain-containing protein, translating to MQVNEEDRITHGKQAASGNGIVWGLALLVVVLAGGGWYYLTKDEAPQQSEEQAAVSLPDIAPEQPLPTEAPVPEPAPEPQPVVAPQAQPAAETPTAPPQEPLPALADSDKFVHDKVVKMSDGMDINPLLNESDMVRQFVVFVDNLAQGELARKTSPMKAPTQKFSVSDITNKTYLDPDSYHRYDVYADFVSGLNDEQLLTTYKQMLPLLDQAFSELGYPNVSFNQRLHQALKVLLATPIVEEPIELYSISVNYKFVDPKLEALPNAQKLLIRMGPDNTRKLKKVLRHLQTLLPQ from the coding sequence ATGCAAGTCAATGAAGAAGACCGAATTACTCACGGCAAACAGGCAGCCAGTGGCAATGGTATTGTCTGGGGGCTAGCGTTATTGGTGGTTGTACTGGCTGGCGGTGGTTGGTATTACCTGACCAAAGACGAAGCACCGCAACAGAGCGAAGAACAAGCTGCCGTTAGTCTGCCTGATATTGCACCAGAACAGCCGCTACCCACTGAGGCCCCGGTGCCTGAGCCAGCACCAGAGCCGCAGCCAGTTGTGGCGCCACAAGCGCAACCCGCAGCAGAAACACCAACTGCTCCACCCCAAGAGCCTTTGCCCGCACTGGCAGACAGCGATAAATTTGTGCATGACAAAGTGGTGAAAATGTCTGATGGCATGGATATCAATCCGTTGCTGAATGAAAGTGACATGGTCAGGCAATTTGTGGTCTTCGTAGACAATCTGGCGCAAGGGGAATTGGCACGTAAAACCAGTCCGATGAAAGCGCCAACACAAAAATTCAGCGTATCGGATATCACCAATAAAACTTATCTAGATCCAGATAGTTACCATCGGTATGATGTTTATGCTGATTTTGTCAGCGGGCTTAATGATGAGCAATTGCTGACAACCTATAAACAGATGTTACCATTGCTGGATCAGGCATTTTCCGAACTGGGTTATCCCAATGTCAGTTTTAATCAGCGGTTGCATCAGGCGCTTAAAGTGCTGCTGGCAACGCCGATTGTTGAAGAACCCATCGAACTGTACTCCATCAGTGTTAATTACAAGTTTGTTGATCCCAAACTAGAAGCGTTGCCCAATGCCCAGAAATTGCTGATCCGCATGGGGCCAGATAACACGCGAAAGCTCAAGAAAGTGTTACGTCATCTGCAAACGTTGCTGCCTCAATAA
- a CDS encoding beta-ketoacyl synthase chain length factor: MQLAFSILSWGAWSPDYQQQQDWQHWQHADKVAPVSAAAPSLTQIPSMQKRRFSRLTKMMLEAAFQAAAPQHCRSVFASRHGELHRTVVLLEDILSKQPLSPTGFSQSVHNTASGVFGIVTQNQAASTSIAAGSHTLAQALLESWGQLAEDPSPILLVFGDDPVPPVYDKFTDEPEYPLALALVLAPAPHPGIATLTLTPQKVETRQLCYGELLQSLATGDCLDGALAGMQWQLLAGSRSC; this comes from the coding sequence GTGCAACTAGCTTTTAGCATTCTCAGTTGGGGAGCATGGTCTCCCGATTATCAGCAACAACAGGACTGGCAACACTGGCAGCATGCCGACAAAGTTGCACCTGTGTCTGCTGCTGCACCGTCATTAACACAAATACCCTCTATGCAAAAACGCCGTTTTAGTCGGTTGACTAAAATGATGCTAGAAGCCGCCTTTCAGGCAGCAGCGCCACAGCACTGCCGTTCAGTTTTTGCGTCACGACATGGTGAGCTACACCGAACTGTGGTGTTGTTGGAGGATATTCTCAGTAAACAGCCGTTGTCACCCACAGGCTTCAGCCAGTCAGTGCATAACACGGCCAGTGGCGTTTTCGGGATAGTGACGCAGAATCAAGCGGCTTCCACCTCCATTGCGGCTGGCAGTCATACCTTAGCTCAAGCGCTATTGGAAAGTTGGGGTCAGTTAGCCGAAGATCCTAGCCCAATACTGTTGGTTTTTGGTGATGATCCAGTGCCTCCTGTTTATGATAAATTCACCGATGAACCCGAATACCCGTTGGCACTGGCGTTGGTGTTGGCGCCCGCGCCGCATCCAGGGATAGCAACCTTGACCTTAACGCCGCAAAAGGTGGAGACCAGACAACTCTGCTACGGTGAGTTGCTACAGAGTTTGGCAACGGGTGACTGTCTGGATGGCGCGCTAGCGGGAATGCAGTGGCAACTTCTTGCTGGGAGCCGCTCATGTTGA
- a CDS encoding lysophospholipid acyltransferase family protein, which yields MLSSANGIGYVPRWLAGMSCYITFGIGGLLSSLTILPILKYWPGAPAKRIQRVQKAVHLMFRGFVRMLTWAGVIHLQVPQSQLLRQAQGMVVVANHPTLIDVVVLISLMPNAGCIVKQGIWRNPFMRGVVAAAGYIPNRGAELLLADCRQVLNRGTNLIIFPEGTRTVKGAVINDFARGAANIALRCGANLLPVVLKVTDPGLTKQDPWYEIPRKTMTIQVLLAGHIDTPEAASDSSAKQARKLTHELEIYYRQQLDEHYELT from the coding sequence ATGTTGAGTTCAGCTAACGGTATTGGCTATGTACCACGGTGGCTGGCAGGCATGAGCTGTTATATCACTTTTGGTATTGGTGGCCTGCTTAGTTCGCTGACAATACTGCCCATTCTCAAGTATTGGCCTGGGGCACCAGCAAAACGTATTCAACGGGTACAAAAGGCGGTGCATCTGATGTTCCGTGGCTTTGTCAGAATGCTGACTTGGGCTGGCGTGATCCATCTGCAAGTACCGCAGAGCCAACTGCTGCGACAGGCTCAGGGGATGGTTGTGGTGGCTAACCATCCGACGCTGATTGATGTTGTGGTGCTGATCAGTCTGATGCCTAATGCTGGCTGTATTGTGAAACAGGGGATTTGGCGCAATCCATTTATGCGCGGTGTGGTTGCCGCCGCCGGTTATATTCCTAACCGTGGTGCTGAACTATTGCTGGCAGACTGCCGACAAGTGCTAAATCGGGGCACAAATCTGATCATTTTCCCTGAAGGTACTCGCACAGTAAAAGGTGCTGTTATCAATGATTTCGCTCGCGGCGCTGCCAATATTGCACTGCGCTGCGGCGCAAACTTGTTGCCCGTGGTGTTGAAAGTGACAGATCCTGGCTTGACCAAACAGGATCCCTGGTATGAAATCCCACGCAAGACCATGACTATTCAGGTGTTGCTCGCTGGGCATATCGACACCCCAGAAGCTGCATCTGACAGCAGTGCTAAGCAAGCCAGAAAACTCACGCACGAGTTAGAAATTTACTATAGACAACAATTAGATGAACACTATGAGCTTACATAA
- a CDS encoding phosphopantetheine-binding protein, which produces MSLHNEIKQLIIDSLDLEDVSVADIETDAPLFGDGLGLDSIDALELGLAIKKQFDVKIEANSEATRDHFYSVATLAKFIESQRV; this is translated from the coding sequence ATGAGCTTACATAACGAAATCAAGCAATTGATTATTGATAGTCTGGATTTAGAGGATGTCAGCGTGGCTGACATCGAGACTGACGCGCCACTTTTTGGCGACGGTTTGGGACTGGACTCTATTGATGCCTTGGAGTTGGGACTGGCAATTAAAAAGCAGTTTGATGTCAAGATCGAAGCCAATTCTGAGGCTACCCGTGATCACTTTTACAGTGTCGCGACGTTAGCTAAGTTTATTGAATCACAGCGAGTGTAG
- a CDS encoding 3-hydroxyacyl-ACP dehydratase FabZ family protein, translating into MIKSVLPPVLAHYFEGDEAHWQLQVPVDYPAFAGHFPGYPVLPGVVQLDWAIRFGCQQFGYQTAVAQLEVLKFQQLIQPGMQVLLSIQHLAEKRKLQFSFSAGEQRFASGRIAFALQERT; encoded by the coding sequence ATGATTAAATCAGTATTGCCGCCAGTGTTGGCGCATTATTTTGAGGGTGACGAGGCCCATTGGCAGCTACAAGTGCCGGTGGATTATCCCGCTTTTGCCGGGCATTTCCCCGGATATCCGGTGCTGCCAGGGGTGGTGCAGCTCGACTGGGCGATACGCTTCGGTTGTCAGCAGTTTGGCTATCAAACTGCAGTAGCGCAGTTGGAAGTGCTGAAATTCCAGCAGTTAATCCAACCGGGCATGCAGGTTTTGCTCAGCATCCAGCATCTGGCTGAAAAGCGGAAACTGCAATTTAGCTTCAGTGCTGGCGAACAACGTTTTGCTTCTGGTCGTATTGCCTTTGCTTTGCAGGAGCGCACATGA
- a CDS encoding glycosyltransferase family 2 protein — MKPALVIPNYNHGNYIAQTLQTLKPLGMHCFLVDDGSNEATRYLLQQLAAQHSDWVTLLTHPYNRGKGAAVVSGLRTAWEQGYSHALQVDADGQHDLNDIPQLLALAQQHPQALISGLPQYDDSVPKARLYGRYITHFWVWLETLSLSIRDSMCGFRVYPLAACEALFRSEPLGERMDFDTEIMVRLYWRGTPTLHLPTRVIYPQDGVSHFQGWADNWRISKMHSRLFFGMLRRKISGQTLGPKTAEDTRHWSSIRERGSLLGLKILVACYRLGGHWLARLVMYPVIGYFFATGRSARAASRQFLQRVQALEPQHPDLQRPTDWRDSLRHFFSFGNAALDRIDAWCERITLNQVDFPEKQLLTEQLASGRGAVLLVSHIGNIELCRAISIHQRQIKVNVMVMTDNAENFNQIIKQLNPDSQLHLLQVSELSPATAMLLQDKIDAGELVVIAADRTSRHSMGRVCYVPFLGAEAALPQGPFILAGMLDCPVFTMFCVRQHGRYQVALQPFTAPLSGPRAQRQQRLQQAAQVYAERLEIMARRVPLQWFNFYDFWRRDENTTRKEMS, encoded by the coding sequence ATGAAGCCTGCATTGGTCATTCCTAACTACAACCACGGCAACTACATTGCCCAAACGCTGCAAACATTAAAGCCGTTGGGAATGCACTGTTTTCTGGTGGATGACGGCAGTAATGAGGCAACTCGTTATCTGTTGCAGCAACTGGCGGCACAGCATAGTGATTGGGTAACTTTGCTGACCCATCCCTATAACCGCGGCAAAGGTGCAGCGGTGGTCAGTGGTCTGCGCACCGCCTGGGAACAAGGTTATTCTCATGCGTTGCAGGTGGATGCTGATGGTCAACATGATCTTAACGATATTCCACAACTGCTGGCACTGGCACAGCAACATCCTCAGGCGCTGATCAGCGGTTTACCGCAATATGACGACAGCGTTCCCAAAGCTCGCCTGTATGGCCGTTATATCACCCATTTCTGGGTATGGTTGGAAACTCTAAGCCTGAGTATCCGCGATTCCATGTGTGGTTTTCGTGTCTATCCCTTAGCCGCTTGTGAAGCGCTGTTTCGTAGCGAGCCGCTTGGTGAGCGGATGGATTTTGATACTGAAATTATGGTGCGGCTGTATTGGCGCGGCACGCCAACGCTGCATCTGCCGACACGAGTGATCTATCCGCAAGACGGTGTAAGCCATTTTCAGGGCTGGGCCGATAACTGGCGCATCAGTAAGATGCACAGTCGGCTGTTCTTCGGCATGCTGAGACGCAAAATTAGCGGACAGACATTGGGTCCAAAAACGGCTGAGGACACGCGCCATTGGTCCAGTATCCGCGAACGTGGCAGTCTGTTGGGGCTGAAAATTTTAGTCGCGTGTTACCGCCTTGGTGGTCACTGGTTGGCACGGCTGGTGATGTATCCGGTCATCGGTTATTTTTTCGCGACAGGGCGCAGCGCGCGTGCGGCCTCGCGGCAATTTCTACAGCGAGTGCAAGCACTAGAGCCGCAACACCCGGACTTACAGCGACCGACAGACTGGCGCGACAGCCTGCGCCACTTTTTCAGCTTCGGTAACGCCGCGTTAGATAGAATCGATGCTTGGTGCGAGCGTATTACCCTCAATCAAGTCGATTTCCCCGAAAAACAGTTGCTGACAGAACAACTCGCCAGTGGCCGCGGTGCAGTGCTGCTGGTGTCGCATATTGGCAATATTGAATTATGCCGAGCCATTTCCATCCACCAGCGCCAGATTAAAGTTAACGTGATGGTGATGACCGACAATGCGGAAAATTTTAATCAAATCATCAAGCAGTTAAATCCAGATAGCCAGTTACATCTGTTGCAAGTGAGCGAGCTGAGCCCCGCCACGGCGATGTTGTTGCAGGACAAAATCGATGCTGGAGAGTTGGTAGTGATTGCCGCCGACCGCACTTCGCGCCACAGCATGGGGCGCGTGTGTTATGTGCCATTTCTCGGGGCTGAAGCCGCACTGCCGCAAGGGCCGTTTATTCTGGCTGGTATGTTGGATTGTCCGGTTTTCACTATGTTTTGTGTGCGCCAACATGGGCGTTATCAGGTGGCATTACAGCCTTTTACCGCACCACTTAGCGGCCCCAGAGCGCAGCGCCAGCAACGCTTGCAACAGGCAGCCCAGGTTTATGCCGAGCGCTTGGAAATCATGGCGCGGCGAGTGCCGTTGCAGTGGTTTAATTTTTACGATTTTTGGCGCCGAGATGAAAATACAACGCGCAAGGAGATGTCATGA